A single region of the Zygotorulaspora mrakii chromosome 4, complete sequence genome encodes:
- a CDS encoding NAD(P)/FAD-dependent oxidoreductase, which yields MYTVPGLVLSRMLRSFSVSCATRSMDYSHVIVGGGVVGLAIAAELSKVKSNSVVLLEKNDMIGAETSSRNSEVIHAGIYYPSDSLKTKLCIEGKKIIYNELDPLKTGVSWRKCGKWVVSQTGYEDSIVEQFYRKCKDLNVDVMLLTSEQAKRIEPSVLVKKSVLNSPTSGIIDSHSLMEYLSGVIQSNDGEVITGSEVVDLQYKEGQGYVVAANDRFGDEASIIELRTENLINAAGLYADRICNMLLPNERHMKQYYARGNYFKLSRGGFPPVHRLIYPVPPKNVNSLGTHLTIDLDNQVRFGPDLEYVKSPTDYSPNPANIPAAYEAISTYYPYISLQNLEVSYSGIRPKLGGPGDKTFRDFYIKEEDGFPGFVNLLGIESPGLTASIAIGRYVKRIYHD from the coding sequence ATGTACACTGTACCGGGCTTGGTATTGAGCCGTATGTTAAGATCCTTCAGTGTGTCGTGCGCGACCAGATCCATGGACTACTCTCATGTAATTGTGGGAGGCGGCGTTGTAGGATTGGCTATTGCTGCTGAGTTGAGTAAGGTAAAAAGCAACAGCGTTGTATTACtcgagaaaaatgatatgaTTGGTGCCGAAACGTCTTCACGAAATTCAGAGGTCATTCATGCAGGCATCTATTACCCTAGTGATTCTCTAAAGACTAAACTTTGTAtcgaaggaaaaaaaatcatttatAATGAACTGGATCCTTTGAAAACCGGTGTTTCCTGGAGGAAATGTGGCAAATGGGTAGTTTCACAGACAGGGTACGAAGATTCTAttgttgaacaattttATAGAAAGTGTAAAGATCTCAATGTCGATGTTATGCTTCTGACTTCGGAACAGGCTAAAAGAATCGAGCCCTCAGTGCTGGTGAAGAAATCCGTACTGAATTCCCCTACCTCAGGAATTATTGATTCGCATTCACTGATGGAATATCTAAGTGGTGTTATCCAGAGCAACGATGGAGAAGTGATTACCGGATCTGAGGTCGTTGATCTACAATATAAAGAAGGACAAGGCTACGTAGTTGCAGCAAATGACCGATTTGGTGATGAGGCTTCCATTATTGAGTTAAGAACtgaaaatttaataaaTGCGGCAGGTCTTTATGCGGACAGGATTTGCAATATGCTTTTACCAAATGAACGGCATATGAAGCAATACTATGCTCGAGGAAACTATTTCAAGCTTTCAAGAGGCGGGTTCCCTCCAGTCCATAGACTCATATATCCAGTACCTCCGAAAAATGTTAATTCACTTGGCACTCATCTTACCATAGACTTGGACAATCAGGTTCGATTTGGCCCTGATTTGGAATACGTCAAATCACCTACAGATTATAGCCCAAATCCTGCTAATATCCCCGCTGCCTATGAAGCAATATCAACTTACTATCCTTATATTTCCTTGCAAAATTTAGAAGTGTCATATTCAGGTATTAGACCAAAGCTTGGTGGACCTGGTGACAAAACATTTCGTGATTTCTACATAAAAGAGGAGGACGGCTTTCCAGGCTTTGTCAATCTATTGGGGATTGAATCACCTGGTCTCACTGCAAGTATAGCCATAGGTAGGTACGTGAAACGTATTTACCACGACTAG
- the MRF1 gene encoding Mrf1p (similar to Saccharomyces cerevisiae MRF1 (YGL143C); ancestral locus Anc_2.331): MISRSLFPRLSFNKYFRLGPTAKKWFSSAAENGFIIDELHPSLIKRVVKYVDDMHSLEALLSQGESFDETTQKRYAKVSFIKDMYERYQQQLQGLEELQELIEEDPSLRDEAEIEFTRLLPDLKGTSNELLNRLIPPHPFAEKPCILELRPGVGGIEAMIFAQDLLNMYTGYAHSKRWKYRIISKNENQSGSGIVDAILSIDEPGSYDRLKYEAGVHRVQRVPATETKGRTHTSTAAVVVLPQMGDDKEVDSFERTFKPDEIRIDVMRASGKGGQHVNTTDSAVRLTHYPSGIVISMQDERSQHKNKAKAFAILRSKLAEKERKEKEDKERSARKDQVSTIDRSDKIRTYNYPQNRITDHRSGYNLHDMEGIMSGERLDEVIDAIQKFDCDLKAKELLSAD; encoded by the coding sequence ATGATCTCCCGATCTTTATTTCCTCGACTATCCTTCAATAAATACTTCCGTTTAGGGCCAACAGCAAAGAAATGGTTTTCTTCTGCCGCTGAGAATGGTTTTATCATTGATGAATTGCATCCATCTTTGATCAAGAGAGTGGTGAAATATGTTGATGATATGCACTCATTAGAGGCTTTGCTCTCTCAAGGTGAGAGTTTCGATGAGACTACGCAGAAGAGGTATGCGAAAGTGTCTTTTATTAAAGATATGTACGAAAGATATCAGCAGCAACTACAGGGACTGGAAGAGCTGCAGGAGCTCATAGAAGAAGACCCAAGTTTGAGAGATGAGGCTGAGATAGAGTTCACCAGATTATTACCAGATTTGAAAGGCACATCCAATGAATTACTGAACAGACTAATACCTCCACACCCCTTCGCGGAAAAACCCTGCATATTAGAATTAAGACCTGGGGTGGGCGGTATTGAAGCAATGATATTTGCGCAGGATCTGCTGAATATGTACACAGGCTATGCTCACAGCAAGAGATGGAAGTACCGTATAATTTCGAAAAACGAGAACCAAAGTGGATCCGGTATCGTTGATGCGATTTTAAGTATTGACGAGCCTGGATCATATGATCGGTTGAAATATGAAGCCGGTGTACATAGAGTCCAAAGAGTTCCAGCTACAGAAACTAAAGGAAGGACACATACTTCCACGGCAGCTGTTGTCGTCCTTCCCCAAATGGGTGATGATAAGGAAGTAGACTCCTTTGAACGAACATTCAAGCCAGATGAAATTAGAATTGATGTTATGAGAGCAAGTGGTAAAGGTGGCCAGCATGTGAATACCACTGATTCGGCGGTGAGATTGACTCATTACCCTTCGGGAATTGTCATATCCATGCAGGACGAACGTTCTCAACATAAAAACAAAGCCAAGGCATTTGCAATATTGCGTTCCAAACTGGCcgaaaaagagagaaaggAAAAGGAGGACAAGGAACGTTCAGCAAGAAAAGACCAGGTCAGTACAATAGATCGATCAGATAAAATTCGCACTTATAATTACCCGCAGAACCGTATAACAGATCATAGATCTGGATACAATTTGCATGATATGGAAGGAATTATGTCAGGGGAGAGACTTGACGAGGTCATCGATGCGatccaaaaatttgactgtgatttgaaagcaaaagaacttttgaGTGCAGATTGA
- a CDS encoding lipase ROG1 family protein (similar to Saccharomyces cerevisiae YDL109C and ROG1 (YGL144C); ancestral locus Anc_2.330), translating into MTNDEPGNLLFFNKSSVGIGDLERYVITYDLYEGDEIPDDVKLDSLWLKVKNIEGLSFRAAYLMGPFMLYCDVRTEDYHHSQKIIASADQPRFESTLQAQQDCIVELSVHRLKPRYVWVVDILSQIVFTTNTKVSFEINVANTKNSLCGEQDCGINNSVSDKITVTRLTTLDVWNLPAEIGLPKKAKHLVILTHGLHSNVSTDMSYLMEQIYKKQENYPDEQIVVKGYTKNVCQTEKGVKYLGTQVANFIIDELYDESVTKISFVGHSLGGLVQSFAIAYIAVKFPWFFEKVKPVNFIGIASPFLGIVTDNPAYINLLLSFGVIGKTGQDLGLEKDSGNNEALLHLLPGEPLKSVLQKFKRRTLYMNAVNDGIVPLYTASMLFLDYDEILQQLEKRKLQGLQINSSNIDLVSQSHFLSRNIISPFVKILGILAPQKFPSNNPSLPRISFLESMVSTLVPPLPEKLYITDPSSRNPVIIHDKVYTEEDLPPIAEGGIDAFEGTHNILLDQFMMDRGKPKCQKLEERIAREWHQGLSWRKVVVALKPDAHNNIIVRRRFSNAYGWPVIDHLIDAHFSGEDEESAYEELADKINSDVTNNLSPRSIPDSSDIEPNKNFAWITRVENPRLFDEGPTGMISTMSEMIESFAKSRNALGNDVNLESSTNNNLISYESLDSNSM; encoded by the coding sequence ATGACAAACGATGAACCTGGTAATCTGctgtttttcaacaagTCTTCGGTGGGTATAGGTGATCTCGAGCGTTATGTGATCACATATGACCTATACGAAGGTGACGAGATTCCCGATGACGTAAAATTGGACTCACTTTGGCTTAAAGTGAAAAACATAGAAGGTTTGTCATTCAGGGCTGCATATCTAATGGGCCCATTCATGTTATATTGTGATGTGAGGACTGAGGACTATCATCACTCACAGAAAATCATAGCTTCGGCGGATCAGCCAAGATTCGAATCTACTCTGCAAGCACAACAAGATTGCATCGTAGAGCTGTCAGTACACAGGCTAAAGCCCAGGTATGTTTGGGTAGTCGATATTTTGAGTCAAATCGTATTCACCACGAACACAAAGGTATCGTTCGAGATAAATGTTGCGAATACAAAGAATTCATTATGCGGAGAACAAGACTGTGGTATAAATAACTCAGTTTCAGATAAAATCACAGTAACCAGGCTGACCACATTAGATGTTTGGAATTTACCGGCAGAGATAGGTTTACCTAAAAAGGCAAAACACTTGGTTATATTGACTCATGGCCTTCATTCTAATGTCTCTACCGACATGTCATATTTAATGGAGCAGATCTATAAAAAACAGGAGAACTATCCAGATGAACAAATTGTCGTAAAGGGCTACACAAAAAATGTCTGTCAGACGGAAAAGGGAGTGAAATATCTCGGTACCCAAGTAGCAAACTTCATAATTGATGAACTATACGACGAGTCGGTAACTAAGATTAGTTTTGTTGGGCATTCACTGGGTGGCCTAGTACAGTCGTTTGCTATCGCATATATAGCTGTAAAATTTCCATggttttttgaaaaagtgaaaCCAGTTAATTTCATAGGCATAGCGTCACCTTTTTTGGGCATTGTTACAGATAATCCGGCCTATATCAACCTCTTATTATCATTCGGTGTTATTGGCAAAACTGGACAAGATTTAGGACTTGAGAAAGACTCCGGGAACAATGAAGCGCTGCTTCACCTTTTACCGGGGGAACCGTTGAAAAGTGTCCTCCAGAAGTTTAAGCGGAGAACTCTTTATATGAATGCCGTCAATGACGGTATAGTTCCATTATACACTGCCTCAATGCTCTTTTTGGATTATGATGAGATATTGCAGCAActagaaaaaagaaaacttcaaGGGCTGCAAATTAACTCTAGCAATATTGATCTGGTGAGTCAATCGCATTTTCTGAGCAGAAACATCATTTCTCCTTTTGTGAAAATTCTTGGGATACTAGCTCCTCAAAAATTCCCATCAAACAACCCTTCCTTACCTAGAATATCATTTCTCGAATCAATGGTGTCGACTTTGGTCCCGCCACTTCCAGAGAAATTATATATAACAGACCCTTCTTCCCGAAACCCCGTCATTATTCATGATAAGGTTTATACGGAAGAGGATCTTCCTCCTATAGCTGAAGGTGGCATTGACGCTTTTGAAGGTACTCATAACATATTATTGGATCAATTTATGATGGATAGGGGTAAACCTAAGTGccaaaaacttgaagaaagaatagCACGGGAATGGCATCAAGGCTTATCATGGCGAAAAGTTGTCGTAGCACTAAAGCCGGATGCTCATAATAATATAATCGTGCGTAGAAGATTCTCAAACGCTTACGGCTGGCCCGTAATTGATCATCTTATTGATGCACATTTTAGtggtgaagatgaggaaagTGCATATGAGGAATTGGCTGACAAAATCAATAGCGATGTTACGAATAACTTGTCTCCTCGATCTATTCCAGACAGCAGTGACATAGAACCCAATAAGAACTTTGCGTGGATTACGAGAGTCGAGAATCCAAGGTTGTTCGATGAAGGTCCAACAGGAATGATATCAACCATGAGTGAAATGATTGAATCATTTGCTAAAAGCCGGAATGCATTGGGAAATGATGTGAACCTGGAGTCGTCAACTAACAACAATTTGATAAGCTACGAAAGTCTCGACAGCAATTCTATGTAA
- the TIP20 gene encoding Tip20p (similar to Saccharomyces cerevisiae TIP20 (YGL145W); ancestral locus Anc_2.329) — MALTSVHDVLEVEKRISAINEKREQLALRLKRAQEVSVGGNGGGNHNVGDGIMDTMGTDVDSEEYLRSIAKDITSNATSLEGIRRLRTKYGALRVLDVLERAFKQRETKDLALVELGSLREEMDGFEEETSLQELDRVGKRVASVRERLGDDSDEGLAAYNQLNGAVSLRAKVLCGQFKDRLLESKWDTSATISSDTMGDLRRRSTDLYKLSLLIIGNLNHNQSSFFWNFQCIANNFEIKFTYHFHDDSLKMETFFKYMNDYLNKNLYRCISIFHDEVHGITRQLIHEQFIDHVLQPIREKVVSGLSHADSKVLISLISEILNTDKNLETFFHYHGRGMISLVPAEIWDMWLAYEVETATNQFDKLISNPKEMVESSSDFIKLLNKVYSYLKPFYGLEFEPLKKYKLLSCSQIFIKLSSLYLDRLLTINSLGDTHTGEDELNQTLMKLQNINIVYERIIELSEEYIFIHLTDVVNEWESKNYTTLFQNVLEDYRKIMEESVQPTVVHRVKKLLKESLRNYFKLGVWSTVANPDSDTATSELVDAIKLITRIMMKLDSLSIPLAVSTCIKNELLNIIVNYFIESILKLNKFSKQGLDQFELDFRTIRDALNLSNDNTNAQEGVLFELVKVLSLKYDPDGQKFFGTAYIKELNYRDLKNHLRIKTLTDFEIQDALYRIAYGNIL; from the coding sequence ATGGCATTAACATCTGTGCATGATGTTCTTGAGGTCGAGAAGAGAATTTCCGCGATAAATGAGAAGCGGGAGCAGCTTGCGCTGCGATTGAAGAGGGCACAAGAGGTGAGCGTGGGCGGCAACGGCGGCGGCAATCACAATGTGGGTGATGGCATCATGGATACCATGGGCACTGATGTAGACAGTGAGGAGTATCTTAGAAGCATTGCTAAGGATATTACCAGCAATGCGACATCGTTGGAAGGAATACGCAGGCTGAGGACCAAATATGGTGCGCTGCGGGTTCTGGACGTGCTTGAGAGGGCGTTCAAACAGCGGGAGACAAAAGATTTGGCCTTGGTAGAGCTGGGATCTTTGCGTGAGGAAATGGATGGTTTTGAGGAGGAGACCTCATTGCAAGAACTTGACCGGGTCGGCAAGAGGGTTGCATCTGTGCGCGAAAGACTAGGCGATGATTCGGATGAAGGATTGGCCGCGTATAACCAGTTGAATGGCGCTGTATCTTTGCGAGCCAAAGTGCTCTGTGGTCAATTCAAAGATCGCCTGCTGGAGTCGAAATGGGATACTTCTGCGACTATATCCAGCGATACGATGGGAGATCTGAGACGTAGATCCACGGATCTTTATAAATTGTCGTTGTTGATTATAGGTAACCTTAACCATAATCAATCCTCCTTTTTTTGGAACTTCCAATGTATTGCtaacaattttgaaataaaatttACCTATCACTTTCATGACGATTCCTTGAAGATGGagacatttttcaaatacatGAACGATTACCTGAATAAAAATCTTTATAGGTGTATCAGTATATTTCACGATGAGGTACATGGAATAACAAGACAGTTAATACATGAGCAATTCATCGATCATGTGTTGCAACCGATAAGAGAAAAAGTTGTAAGCGGTTTATCTCATGCTGACAGCAAGGTGCTgatatctttgatttctgaAATTCTAAATAcagataaaaatttggaaaccTTCTTTCATTACCATGGAAGGGGCATGATTTCTCTGGTGCCTGCAGAGATTTGGGATATGTGGCTTGCTTACGAAGTGGAAACGGCCACAAACCAGTTCGATAAGCTTATTTCGAATCCGAAGGAAATGGTTGAGTCATCATCAGACTTTATCAAGCTCTTAAATAAGGTCTACAGCTATTTAAAACCGTTTTATGGTTTGGAATTTGAACCTCTAAAAAAGTACAAACTATTGAGCTGTTCCCAGATTTTTATTAAGCTATCCTCTCTCTATCTTGATCGCCTGCTGACTATTAACTCTTTAGGGGACACACACACAGGAGAGGATGAATTGAATCAGACGTTAATGAAGCtgcaaaatatcaacattGTTTATGAAAGAATCATAGAATTATCGGAGGAATATATCTTCATTCATTTAACAGATGTTGTTAACGAATgggaatcaaaaaattataCCACGTTATTCCAAAACGTTCTGGAGGACTACAGGAAAATTATGGAGGAAAGTGTCCAACCAACTGTTGTTCATAGAGTCAAGAAGTTATTGAAAGAGTCATTGAGAAATTACTTTAAGTTAGGAGTTTGGTCAACGGTTGCAAATCCGGATTCTGATACAGCAACATCAGAATTAGTTGACGCAATAAAATTAATCACCCgaataatgatgaaactAGACTCTTTATCCATTCCGTTAGCAGTTTCAACCTGTATTAAGAATGAACTCTTGAATATAATAGTCAACTACTTCATCGAAtcaattttaaaattgaaCAAGTTTAGCAAACAGGGACTAGATCAGTTTGAATTAGATTTCCGGACAATTAGAGATGCTTTGAATCTCTCAAATGACAATACCAATGCACAAGAAGGTGTCCTTTTTGAACTTGTCAAAGTGCTTTCGCTCAAATACGACCCGGATGGACAAAAGTTCTTCGGAACTGCCtatatcaaagaattaAATTATCGTGATCTGAAGAATCATTTGCGTATCAAGACACTGACAGATTTCGAAATTCAAGATGCACTTTATAGAATAGCATATGGAAACATTTtatag
- the MSS2 gene encoding Mss2p (similar to Saccharomyces cerevisiae MSS2 (YDL107W); ancestral locus Anc_2.333) codes for MDSMPCAFHIRTKSEVRKGTLLTALLACRIYYGPAMFRLSVQIAKRYYGNFSALKRPPFNEIFPPKRMINKILFDLDSRYASGKLYVVYESVYNNLDKENYTREFPNSFNASDVMIMKKVLEKVRHRTKSINKHLLELENSLLDSAAEMGNKDAVALLAFDVLKDPSQNTSEDVEYSKLLIKDLYKRKHHLTLKLTGDLAFKNNNLKEAENYYKQFLDVEDDTFLAGEVYGQLGLIGLRASNLADAERFFLKSIQLSPLKYSVHSYFYLSQMYMSSDPLKARTLMENCATQGFKESFRSLGYLEMNYFKDYYKSQEWFKLGMELFDIECFIGYFDCCCTLKEWAMANKCYKSLQRMAEINPKYRPLLEEFDVARSDKIMTSSQYSFQPVFNKELIGEAKATEQSIFRSSKWGL; via the coding sequence ATGGATTCAATGCCATGCGCCTTTCACATACGAACTAAAAGTGAAGTAAGAAAAGGAACACTCTTGACTGCTCTTCTAGCTTGCAGGATTTATTATGGACCCGCAATGTTTAGATTGAGTGTTCAAATTGCTAAGAGATACTATGGTAACTTTTCAGCTTTGAAGAGGCCTCCATTCAATGAGATATTCCCACCGAAAAGAATGATTAATAAGATACTATTTGACCTGGACAGTAGGTATGCGTCAGGAAAGCTCTATGTTGTTTATGAAAGCGTCTACAACAATCTTGATAAGGAGAATTATACAAGGGAATTTCCTAACAGTTTCAATGCCTCAGATGTTATGATTATGAAGAAAGTTCTTGAGAAGGTGAGGCATAGAACTAAAAGCATCAACAAGCACCTACTTGAATTAGAAAACTCATTACTTGATAGTGCTGCCGAAATGGGTAATAAGGATGCTGTAGCACTGCTGGCATTTGATGTGTTGAAAGATCCGTCTCAAAACACTAGCGAAGATGTCGAATACTCCAAATTACTTATTAAAGATCTGTACAAAAGAAAACATCATCTCACGTTGAAGTTAACAGGAGATCTagcattcaaaaataataacttgaaagaagctgaaaattATTACAAGCAGTTTCTTGATGTGGAAGATGATACCTTTCTAGCTGGCGAGGTTTATGGACAGCTGGGCCTAATTGGCTTAAGAGCATCTAATTTAGCTGACGCTGAAAGATTCTTTCTTAAATCCATTCAATTATCACCTTTAAAATACTCAGTGCACTCATATTTTTACTTGAGTCAGATGTATATGAGTTCTGATCCGTTGAAGGCAAGAACGTTGATGGAAAACTGTGCCACTCAAGGTTTCAAGGAGTCATTTAGATCTCTGGGTTACTTAGAAATGAATTATTTTAAAGATTACTACAAATCACAAGAATGGTTTAAGTTAGGTATGGAGCTTTTCGATATAGAATGCTTCATTGGGTATTTTGATTGTTGCTGTACACTGAAAGAATGGGCAATGGCAAATAAATGCTACAAAAGTTTGCAAAGAATGGCAGAGATCAATCCAAAATATAGACCTCTGCTGGAAGAATTTGACGTAGCGCGTTCTGACAAAATAATGACATCTTCGCAGTACAGTTTCCAACCAGTCTTTAACAAAGAATTGATCGGGGAAGCTAAAGCAACGGAGCAGTCAATATTCAGAAGCAGTAAATGGGGGCTATAG
- the GPI10 gene encoding putative glycosylphosphatidylinositol-alpha 1,2 mannosyltransferase (similar to Saccharomyces cerevisiae GPI10 (YGL142C); ancestral locus Anc_2.334): MSNVLLLILALRVLNSFLTRTYFQADEFWQALEPAHFKAFGYGHLTWEWEHGLRSYAFPLLFELGYRSVKLLMIIQNHFLAAIAYIVDIIPLTTDWGSKLTYYADVYSTICEYYMVLYTPKIIMSAVAATGEYYTIKWIQKIYLLTMDKSSDSKAVERLPKLTQISVLLTLTNFFNCFIITRTFINSFEMCSTCVALFYWDWSGGVFIESKEFTTSLAIAMFTCLQRPSNGLIWLILGGYLILNLLFAGQTMKIAYLLRKVALVLISTVACNALIDYYFYGSFVLPVFRFLKFNLTTSLSSFYGVAPWHFHVAQSLPIILGYSIPLFAYGMLTPQTKKKFPHFWMNPYVQVKTVIVFNLVIYSLLQHKEFRFIYPLQPLFILISSVSAINILDRFKANQNKLKNLTYALSFISVLVACILNLLLEGGVISVVIDLHKGSDIHSIGFIMPCHSTPWQSHLHRNDINTLWSISCDPPLHLLDDSDAQNKLLLYMDRSDYLYENIPKFIHNNFPPLTSPLNEGLEKEFRYEWPQYLIIFEHLDDAFMKSFLQGTPYVQSTRYFNTFSHWDHRRRGDVIVYKRTDL; encoded by the coding sequence ATGTCAAATGTTCTGCTGCTAATCTTGGCTCTCAGAGTCCTCAATTCTTTTCTAACTCGCACATATTTCCAAGCAGATGAATTTTGGCAGGCACTCGAGCCTGCTCATTTTAAAGCTTTTGGATATGGGCACTTGACCTGGGAATGGGAACACGGATTGAGAAGTTATGCGTTTCCATTACTTTTCGAGCTTGGGTATCGATCTGTGAAATTGCTCATGATTATCCAGAATCACTTTTTGGCTGCTATCGCATACATCGTAGATATTATTCCTTTGACTACAGATTGGGGGAGCAAACTTACATATTATGCAGATGTTTACTCTACGATATGTGAATATTACATGGTATTATACACACCTAAGATAATAATGAGTGCTGTGGCAGCTACTGGGGAGTATTATACAATCAAATGGATACAGAAAATATATCTACTGACAATGGATAAGAGCAGTGATTCGAAAGCGGTAGAGAGACTACCTAAGTTGACCCAAATTTCGGTACTGCTTACTCTTACAAACTTTTTTAATTGTTTTATCATAACAAGAACATTTATTAATTCATTCGAAATGTGTTCGACATGCGTTGCCTTGTTTTATTGGGATTGGTCTGGAGGTGTTTTTATTGAATCGAAAGAATTCACTACATCCCTAGCGATTGCCATGTTTACATGCCTACAAAGACCAAGCAATGGCTTGATATGGCTAATCTTAGGAGGATACCTGATACTAAATCTGCTTTTCGCTGGGCAAACGATGAAAATTGCATATTTGCTGCGCAAAGTGGCATTGGTACTCATTAGTACAGTTGCCTGCAACGCATTGATtgattattatttttatgGAAGTTTTGTACTGCCAGTTTTTCGTTTCCTGAAGTTCAATCTCACCACTTCCTTATCTAGCTTCTATGGTGTAGCGCCGTGGCATTTTCATGTAGCACAAAGCCTGCCAATTATTTTGGGATACAGCATCCCGCTGTTTGCTTATGGTATGCTAACACCGcaaactaaaaaaaaattcccACATTTCTGGATGAATCCGTATGTTCAAGTTAAAACTGTGATCGTTTTTAACCTAGTAATATACTCATTGCTACAGCATAAAGAGTTCAGATTCATTTATCCATTGCAGCCGCTATTCATTCTCATTTCTTCTGTATCTGCCATAAACATACTTGATCGATTTAAAGCCAATCAGAACAAATTAAAAAACTTGACATATGCCCTTTCATTCATTTCCGTTCTGGTAGCAtgtattttgaatcttctCTTAGAAGGAGGTGTGATCTCGGTTGTGATAGATCTACACAAGGGATCGGATATTCACAGCATAGGCTTCATTATGCCCTGCCACTCAACCCCATGGCAGTCACATCTGCATAGAAACGATATCAACACGTTATGGTCAATAAGCTGCGACCCACCATTGCATTTACTGGATGATTCAGATGCTCAGAACAAGCTTCTGCTTTATATGGATCGAAGTGATTATTTATATGAGAACATACCGAAATTCATCCATAACAATTTCCCCCCACTGACATCCCCGCTGAATGAGGGACTTGAGAAAGAATTTAGATATGAATGGCCACAGTATTTGATTATTTTTGAGCATCTTGATGATGCCTTCATGAAATCCTTCCTACAGGGGACACCTTATGTTCAGTCCACTCGTTATTTTAACACGTTCTCTCATTGGGATCATAGGCGACGAGGTGATGTTATCGTATATAAAAGAACTGATCTATAG
- the KIN28 gene encoding TFIIH complex serine/threonine-protein kinase subunit KIN28 — protein sequence MEYTKEKKVGEGTYAVVYLGTKQSTGRSIAVKEIKSSAFKDGLDMSAIREVKYLQEIQHENVIELVDIFLASENLNLVLEFLPSDLEVIIKDKSILFTPADIKSWMLMTLRGVHHCHRNFILHRDLKPNNLLIAPDGQIKVADFGLARTVPSPHEILTSNVVTRWYRAPELLFGAKHYTSAIDVWSVGVIFAELMLRIPYLPGKSDIDQVEVTFRALGTPTDRDWPDVSSFPAYNKLQMYTPPSREELRRRFIAASENALDYLCGMLTMNPQKRWNTVQCLESEYFKEAPSPTEPSKIKIS from the exons ATGGAGTACACAAAGG aaaaaaaggttggTGAGGGAACGTATGCTGTTGTCTATCTTGGAACCAAGCAGTCAACAGGAAGGAGCATTGCAgtaaaagaaatcaaaagttcGGCATTTAAAGATGGTTTGGATATGTCTGCCATTCGTGAGGTAAAGTATTTACAAGAGATACAGCATGAAAATGTGATTGAACTTGTGGATATATTTCTGGcatctgaaaatttgaatcttgTTTTAGAGTTTTTACCTTCTGATTTGGAAGTTATAATTAAGGATAAATCAATACTGTTCACACCTGCTGATATAAAGTCCTGGATGTTAATGACTTTAAGAGGTGTTCATCATTGCCACAGAAATTTCATACTGCACAGAGATTTGAAGCCaaataatcttttgataGCACCTGATGGACAAATAAAAGTAGCAGATTTTGGGTTGGCACGAACTGTTCCTTCCCCGCACGAAATCTTAACGAGTAATGTGGTGACACGGTGGTATAGAGCTCCCGAATTACTGTTTGGCGCAAAGCACTATACATCGGCAATTGATGTTTGGTCTGTCGGTGTGATATTTGCAGAACTTATGCTTCGAATCCCTTACTTGCCGGGGAAAAGTGACATTGACCAGGTCGAAGTCACATTCAGAGCATTGGGAACTCCAACAGATAGAGACTGGCCGGACGTATCTTCTTTTCCCGCCTATAATAAGCTTCAAATGTACACACCACCATCCAGAGAAGAGCTGAGAAGAAGATTCATAGCGGCTAGCGAAAATGCATTAGACTATCTATGCGGAATGTTGACCATGAACCCTCAGAAACGTTGGAACACAGTTCAGTGCTTGGAAAGTGAGTACTTCAAGGAAGCACCATCTCCAACAGAACCatcaaaaatcaaaatatcataa